From a single Alloactinosynnema sp. L-07 genomic region:
- a CDS encoding LysR family transcriptional regulator, protein MELELRHFRIICAIDEAGSITKAAAALGLAQPALTAQLHRIERALGGPLFDRDRKGARATPLGELVLARARLLLPAVSGLREEAARFANNERIPGDTPTRLRLASATGPLLGALVHQLTTTYPDLVVTTYASWSSEELGTMVADGKVDYAVVGVCGDAAPPAQPGVLWRTLATDPVFVLLAEDHPMANQDAVDLADLADVHWGATPGDGCFGECFAAACARAGFTPRALYETDFASCVDLVESGDAVVLCQPMFRRFPGVVPVPIQGNPLRWRNLIGWHPDGPAASFADQVRKLACAAYQDVIARSPRYTAFLRDYPAFGVEQTAT, encoded by the coding sequence ATGGAGCTGGAACTGCGCCACTTCCGGATCATCTGCGCGATCGACGAAGCGGGCAGCATCACCAAGGCCGCCGCGGCGCTGGGACTCGCCCAGCCCGCGCTCACCGCGCAGCTGCACCGCATCGAACGGGCACTGGGCGGCCCGCTGTTCGACCGCGACCGCAAGGGCGCCCGCGCGACCCCGCTGGGCGAATTGGTCCTCGCGCGCGCCCGATTGCTGCTTCCGGCCGTGTCCGGACTACGTGAAGAGGCGGCGCGGTTCGCGAACAACGAACGAATTCCCGGCGACACGCCGACCCGGCTGCGGCTGGCCTCGGCCACCGGCCCGCTCCTCGGCGCGCTGGTCCACCAGCTCACCACGACCTACCCGGACCTGGTGGTCACCACCTACGCGTCCTGGTCGTCGGAGGAACTGGGCACGATGGTGGCCGACGGGAAGGTCGACTACGCCGTGGTCGGCGTCTGCGGGGACGCCGCCCCACCCGCACAGCCGGGGGTGCTGTGGCGGACGCTGGCCACCGACCCGGTGTTCGTCCTGCTCGCCGAGGACCACCCGATGGCGAATCAGGACGCGGTCGACCTGGCCGACCTCGCCGACGTGCACTGGGGCGCCACCCCTGGGGACGGCTGCTTCGGCGAGTGCTTCGCCGCGGCGTGCGCCCGCGCCGGATTCACCCCTCGTGCACTGTACGAAACCGATTTCGCCAGCTGCGTCGACCTGGTCGAGTCCGGCGACGCCGTGGTGCTGTGCCAGCCGATGTTCCGCCGGTTCCCCGGTGTGGTGCCGGTGCCGATCCAGGGCAACCCGCTGCGCTGGCGCAATCTGATCGGCTGGCACCCCGACGGCCCCGCCGCGTCGTTCGCCGACCAGGTCCGCAAGCTCGCCTGCGCCGCCTACCAGGACGTGATCGCCCGCAGCCCGCGCTACACGGCGTTCCTCCGTGACTACCCGGCCTTCGGTGTGGAACAGACCGCCACCTGA
- a CDS encoding DUF4184 family protein, producing the protein MPFTLAHPAAVLPFFRTRLPTSALVAGALAPDLLQFAGLSRLDTGFTHTIPGFILTIPLALILTAVWHHCAQEAALALSPRRFARAPLPKPIPAIAAAALGISTHLVWDAFTHSHGFVVERIPMFRRFVWPDMPLFFFLQVAFSFVGVGVLLVHVVRRCRRLPRKRPTLSVAAVVLIAAGVFAVIAAVDAMAVARPDLRAEVGFVRGAVGATSGFATGMIVCGLLLRRGSFRSVP; encoded by the coding sequence ATGCCGTTCACCCTCGCCCACCCGGCCGCCGTCCTGCCGTTCTTCCGCACCCGCCTGCCCACCTCCGCGCTGGTGGCGGGCGCCCTGGCCCCGGATCTCCTGCAGTTCGCCGGGCTCAGCAGGCTCGACACCGGATTCACGCACACGATTCCCGGATTCATCCTCACCATTCCGCTCGCGTTGATCTTGACCGCTGTCTGGCACCACTGCGCCCAAGAGGCCGCGCTGGCGTTATCGCCCCGTCGATTCGCCCGAGCACCGCTGCCCAAACCGATTCCCGCCATCGCCGCCGCGGCGCTCGGGATAAGCACGCATCTGGTGTGGGACGCCTTCACCCACAGCCACGGGTTCGTCGTCGAGCGCATCCCGATGTTCCGGCGGTTCGTGTGGCCCGACATGCCCCTGTTCTTCTTCCTCCAGGTCGCGTTCAGCTTCGTCGGCGTCGGGGTCCTGCTCGTCCATGTCGTTCGGCGGTGTCGCAGGCTGCCGCGCAAGCGGCCGACGCTGTCGGTGGCCGCCGTTGTCCTGATCGCCGCCGGGGTTTTCGCCGTGATCGCCGCTGTCGACGCGATGGCGGTCGCCCGGCCGGACTTGCGGGCCGAGGTCGGGTTCGTGCGCGGCGCGGTGGGCGCGACCAGCGGTTTCGCGACCGGAATGATCGTCTGCGGGCTGTTGCTGCGGCGCGGGAGCTTCCGCTCGGTCCCCTAG
- a CDS encoding glycoside hydrolase family 3 N-terminal domain-containing protein produces MAPPDRVTGSPVAQQQVPAAVSAYPGSMLSALRPRRCLGRIAVMPTRARLAQLLVIGVDPADPAQALAAVRAEQIGGVFLGGNATTLLVDQRLTEVTAAATLPLTVAVDDEGGRVQRVDALDGDLPSAREMTATMSESQVRELARTRADKMRARGVTLDFAPVVDLTDAGAGHVIGDRSFSADPDTATRYAGAFAAGLRDGGMLPVLKHFPGHGHATGDSHKTTVRTPTLADLDGDLLPYRELPKAGPVAVMVGHLDVPGLTDGVPATLHPATYRLLREGLAFDGLTVTDDLGGMKAVSDRYDLPEAVLQSLRAGVDIPFWSSGADRLTEVLDRLETALRTGELTQPRVTDALERVMIAKALC; encoded by the coding sequence ATGGCGCCGCCCGACCGGGTGACCGGCTCGCCGGTCGCGCAGCAGCAGGTGCCCGCCGCCGTCTCCGCCTATCCGGGGTCGATGCTCTCAGCCCTGCGGCCCCGGCGCTGCCTCGGTCGGATCGCGGTCATGCCCACGCGGGCCCGGTTGGCGCAGCTGCTGGTCATCGGCGTCGACCCGGCCGACCCGGCGCAGGCGCTGGCCGCGGTGCGCGCCGAGCAGATCGGTGGCGTGTTCCTCGGCGGCAACGCCACGACCCTGCTGGTCGACCAGCGGCTCACCGAGGTCACCGCGGCGGCGACGCTGCCGCTGACCGTCGCCGTGGATGACGAGGGCGGCCGGGTGCAGCGCGTCGACGCCCTCGACGGCGACCTGCCCAGCGCGCGCGAGATGACCGCGACGATGTCGGAGAGCCAGGTCCGCGAGCTGGCCAGGACCAGGGCCGACAAGATGCGGGCGCGCGGGGTCACCCTCGACTTCGCCCCCGTCGTCGACCTCACCGACGCGGGCGCCGGTCACGTGATCGGCGACCGCTCCTTCAGCGCCGATCCGGATACCGCCACCCGGTACGCGGGCGCCTTCGCCGCAGGCCTGCGCGACGGCGGGATGCTGCCGGTGCTCAAGCACTTCCCCGGCCACGGCCACGCGACCGGCGACTCGCACAAGACGACCGTCCGCACCCCGACGCTGGCCGACCTCGACGGCGACCTGCTGCCCTACCGCGAGCTGCCGAAGGCGGGCCCGGTCGCGGTGATGGTCGGCCACCTCGATGTGCCGGGCCTCACCGACGGGGTGCCCGCGACGCTGCACCCGGCCACCTACCGCCTGCTGCGTGAGGGCCTTGCCTTCGACGGCCTGACCGTCACCGACGACCTGGGCGGGATGAAGGCCGTCTCCGACCGCTACGACCTGCCCGAGGCCGTCCTGCAGTCCCTGCGCGCGGGTGTCGACATCCCCTTCTGGTCCTCTGGCGCCGACCGGCTGACCGAGGTACTCGACCGGCTGGAGACGGCGCTGCGCACCGGCGAGCTGACCCAGCCCCGGGTGACCGACGCCCTCGAACGGGTCATGATCGCCAAAGCCCTTTGCTAG
- a CDS encoding MbtH family NRPS accessory protein, with protein MIYKVVVNDEEQYSIWPADKENAMGWRDEGTSGTKEECLAHIQEVWTDMRPRSLRERMDS; from the coding sequence ATGATCTACAAGGTCGTCGTCAACGACGAGGAGCAGTACTCGATCTGGCCCGCGGACAAGGAGAACGCCATGGGCTGGCGCGACGAGGGCACCAGCGGCACCAAGGAGGAGTGTCTGGCCCACATCCAGGAGGTGTGGACCGACATGCGCCCGCGCAGCCTGCGCGAACGCATGGATTCCTAG
- a CDS encoding non-ribosomal peptide synthetase: MLNLPQAEQRAFTDNEAPGPHLDVLHALSYRVAGAAQRLGILAQLTDEPRAADDIAAAVSADPRGTRILLDALVGFSYAERDAAGYRAAPGAKWLSTGYGTVFSFWHRVLFDQWAELERSIMDGKPAVDFYGWMTDNPDALAEFQAMLGELADAIVPELPLAQPAARRLLDVGGGHGRYARAFRDANPDLHVTVVDLPGARPEDLGDRIDFREADWLSDDLGSEYDIVLLFNVVHCLSPDRARDLLLRVGRAVRPGGTVLILEETTDVPPEAGGTGAAWVPMFSLNLFHTQGGQIYDAPALGDLLAEAGFGALGSAGIASAPTFRLFTATKEESRVWQPTVAQRQMLTFDRLFPGSTWHNVPLYARITGPLDLDALRGSLARCVRRHESLRTVYPGDVAQLTAVAPTLRELDLTGQGESALEALRDKELRTPFDLVNGPPLRVTLARLADDEHELIVVAHHIAVDGYSLTLLQRDLLDGYADPDGHVEELRYSAFAQRPAGSHELELAHWRAELADLPDPVALPFAASAADPGLAADVVRFAVPDEVSAAVREVAKTQRSSPFMVLMSAFAVLLRRYSGTSDLVIGTPVAGRDDPGTEDLVGCLVNMVPLRLRLADAATWSDVLGTVRSAALDAFDNARPPFAAVVDQLSPSRSASIHPVFQIAFAAPPALAAPSTVEGVTFAFGDGTSTESLFDIEVQVIDEGDGMRGYLKYRTALFTRDHMTGLIDHFLHLAGRLGAEPDARLANVPTLREADYTRAVTEWNDTATDYPRDTSLVELVQRQVDATPSAVAAVYGAESLTYRELDERANQLAHHLRSLGVGAETRVGLCLEFRADWVVAALAVLKAGGAYVPLDPAYPAARLEFMCADSGVTVVVAHESLRDRVTAPTVVTLDGGVPGPVTRPGSAPHPDNLAYVMYTSGSTGTPKGVGVTHRNIVRLVRDTNYVHFGPGDTVAQVSNLSFDAATFEIWGPLCAGGRIVGVPKDDLLSAPAFAKTLRDNKVDLMFLTTSLARQLAGEAPETFAGLRQLLVGGEQADPEMIARLRSVGGPSVHNAYGPTETTTFALSWEAGEVGDTVPIGRPIANSTAYVLDTDLHPAAPGLVGEIYLGGDGVARGYLGRPDLTAERFVPDPFGAPGSRMYRTGDLGRYRADGRIDCLGRADRQVKIRGFRIEPSEVEACLRETGAVRQVTVQVRDAQLIGYVVPLDPAASMADLLDALRSRLPDYLVPTVLVAMEALPVNANGKLDVSALPDPLAQSDSVAAEPTTEVERVVRAIWREVLGNPELGVHDDFFLLGGHSIKAGQVMTRIRAELKVPASLRLIFDNPTVASLSAALPQAPN, from the coding sequence ATGCTGAACTTGCCGCAGGCTGAACAGCGCGCGTTCACCGACAACGAAGCACCCGGACCGCATCTGGACGTCCTGCACGCCCTGTCCTACCGCGTCGCGGGCGCCGCCCAACGGTTGGGGATCCTCGCCCAGCTCACCGACGAACCGCGGGCCGCCGACGACATCGCCGCGGCCGTGTCCGCCGACCCGCGCGGCACCCGGATCCTGCTCGACGCCCTCGTCGGGTTCTCCTACGCCGAGCGCGACGCCGCGGGCTACCGGGCCGCACCCGGCGCGAAGTGGCTGTCCACCGGCTACGGCACCGTCTTCTCGTTCTGGCACCGCGTGCTGTTCGACCAGTGGGCCGAGCTCGAACGGTCCATTATGGACGGGAAGCCCGCGGTCGACTTCTACGGCTGGATGACCGACAACCCCGACGCGCTGGCCGAGTTCCAAGCCATGCTCGGCGAACTGGCCGACGCCATCGTCCCGGAACTGCCGCTGGCCCAGCCCGCCGCCCGGCGGCTGCTCGACGTCGGCGGCGGCCACGGCCGGTACGCGCGGGCCTTCCGCGACGCCAACCCGGACCTGCACGTCACCGTCGTCGACCTGCCCGGTGCCAGGCCAGAGGATCTGGGCGACCGGATCGACTTCCGCGAGGCCGACTGGCTCAGCGACGATCTCGGGTCCGAATACGACATCGTGCTGCTGTTCAACGTCGTGCACTGCCTGTCCCCCGACCGCGCCCGCGACCTGCTGCTGCGGGTCGGCCGGGCGGTCCGACCCGGCGGCACGGTGCTGATCCTGGAGGAGACCACCGACGTTCCGCCCGAGGCGGGCGGGACCGGCGCGGCGTGGGTGCCGATGTTCAGTCTCAACCTGTTCCACACCCAGGGCGGCCAGATCTACGACGCGCCCGCCCTGGGGGACCTGCTGGCCGAGGCCGGATTCGGCGCGCTGGGGTCGGCCGGGATCGCCTCCGCGCCGACCTTCCGGCTCTTCACCGCGACGAAGGAGGAGTCGCGCGTGTGGCAGCCGACCGTCGCGCAGCGGCAGATGCTCACCTTCGACCGGCTGTTCCCCGGCTCCACCTGGCACAACGTGCCGCTCTACGCCCGGATCACCGGACCGCTCGACCTCGACGCGCTGCGCGGCTCGCTGGCCCGGTGTGTGCGCAGGCACGAGTCGCTGCGGACGGTCTACCCCGGTGACGTCGCCCAGCTCACCGCCGTGGCGCCGACACTGCGCGAGCTCGACCTGACCGGCCAGGGCGAGTCGGCGCTGGAAGCGTTGCGGGACAAGGAACTGCGCACGCCGTTCGACCTGGTCAACGGCCCGCCGCTGCGGGTGACGCTGGCCAGGCTGGCCGACGACGAGCACGAGTTGATCGTCGTGGCCCACCACATCGCCGTCGACGGCTACTCGCTGACCCTGCTGCAGCGGGACCTGCTCGACGGCTACGCCGACCCCGACGGCCACGTCGAGGAGCTGCGCTACTCCGCCTTCGCCCAGCGCCCAGCCGGGTCGCACGAGCTCGAACTGGCGCACTGGCGCGCGGAGCTCGCCGACCTGCCGGACCCGGTCGCTCTGCCGTTCGCCGCGAGCGCCGCCGACCCCGGCCTGGCCGCCGACGTCGTGCGGTTCGCGGTGCCCGACGAGGTGTCGGCCGCGGTGCGCGAGGTGGCCAAGACCCAGCGGTCGAGCCCGTTCATGGTCCTGATGAGCGCGTTCGCCGTGCTGCTGCGTCGCTACAGCGGGACCTCGGACCTGGTCATCGGCACCCCGGTCGCGGGTCGAGACGACCCGGGAACCGAGGACTTGGTGGGCTGCCTGGTCAACATGGTGCCGCTGCGCCTGCGCCTGGCCGACGCGGCGACCTGGTCCGACGTGCTCGGCACCGTCCGGTCCGCCGCGCTCGACGCGTTCGACAACGCGCGGCCGCCCTTCGCCGCCGTGGTCGACCAGCTCTCGCCGAGCCGGTCGGCGAGCATCCACCCGGTGTTCCAGATCGCCTTCGCGGCCCCGCCCGCGCTCGCCGCTCCGTCTACTGTGGAGGGTGTGACGTTCGCGTTCGGCGATGGCACGAGCACGGAGTCGCTGTTCGACATCGAGGTCCAGGTCATCGACGAGGGCGACGGGATGCGCGGGTACCTCAAGTACCGCACGGCGCTGTTTACCCGCGACCACATGACCGGGCTGATCGACCACTTCCTGCACCTGGCGGGCAGACTCGGCGCCGAGCCCGACGCGCGACTGGCGAACGTGCCCACGCTGCGGGAGGCCGACTACACCCGCGCGGTCACCGAATGGAACGACACCGCGACCGACTACCCGCGCGACACGAGTCTGGTCGAGCTGGTGCAGCGGCAGGTCGACGCGACCCCGTCGGCGGTGGCGGCGGTCTATGGCGCGGAGAGTCTGACCTATCGCGAGCTCGATGAGCGGGCCAACCAGCTGGCACACCACCTGCGCTCGCTGGGCGTGGGCGCGGAGACCAGGGTCGGGCTGTGCCTGGAGTTCCGGGCGGACTGGGTGGTCGCGGCGCTGGCGGTGCTCAAGGCGGGCGGGGCGTATGTGCCGCTCGACCCGGCCTACCCGGCGGCGCGGCTGGAGTTCATGTGCGCCGACAGCGGGGTCACCGTGGTCGTGGCGCATGAGAGCCTGCGCGACCGGGTCACCGCGCCGACCGTGGTGACACTCGACGGCGGCGTCCCGGGACCGGTGACCCGGCCGGGGTCGGCGCCGCACCCGGACAACCTGGCGTACGTGATGTACACGTCCGGGTCGACCGGCACCCCCAAGGGCGTGGGGGTCACCCACCGCAACATCGTGCGGCTGGTCCGGGACACGAACTATGTCCACTTCGGACCGGGTGACACGGTGGCTCAGGTGTCGAACCTGTCCTTCGACGCGGCCACGTTCGAGATCTGGGGCCCGCTGTGCGCGGGCGGCCGGATCGTCGGCGTGCCCAAGGACGACCTGCTGTCGGCGCCCGCGTTCGCGAAGACCCTGCGGGACAACAAGGTCGACCTCATGTTCCTGACCACGTCCCTGGCCCGCCAGCTCGCGGGCGAGGCGCCGGAGACCTTCGCCGGGCTGCGGCAGCTGCTCGTCGGCGGCGAGCAGGCCGACCCGGAGATGATCGCCCGGCTGCGGTCGGTCGGCGGGCCGTCGGTGCACAACGCCTACGGTCCGACCGAGACGACGACGTTCGCCCTGTCGTGGGAGGCGGGCGAGGTCGGCGACACCGTCCCGATCGGGCGACCCATCGCCAACAGCACGGCCTACGTGCTCGACACCGACCTGCATCCGGCCGCCCCCGGCCTCGTCGGCGAGATCTACCTGGGCGGCGACGGCGTCGCCCGGGGTTATCTGGGTCGCCCGGACCTCACCGCCGAGCGGTTCGTGCCCGACCCGTTCGGCGCCCCGGGTTCCCGGATGTACCGAACGGGTGACCTGGGCCGGTACCGCGCCGACGGCCGGATCGACTGCCTCGGCCGGGCCGACCGGCAGGTCAAGATCCGCGGCTTTCGGATCGAGCCGAGCGAGGTCGAGGCCTGCCTGCGCGAGACCGGCGCGGTCAGGCAAGTCACCGTGCAGGTCCGCGACGCCCAGCTCATCGGGTACGTGGTGCCGCTCGACCCGGCTGCGTCCATGGCCGACCTGCTGGACGCCCTGCGTTCCCGACTGCCGGACTACTTGGTGCCCACGGTGCTGGTGGCCATGGAGGCGCTGCCGGTCAACGCGAACGGCAAGCTCGACGTGTCCGCGCTGCCCGACCCGCTGGCCCAGTCCGATTCCGTCGCCGCGGAGCCCACGACCGAGGTCGAACGGGTCGTGCGGGCGATCTGGCGGGAGGTCCTCGGCAACCCGGAGCTGGGCGTGCACGACGACTTCTTCCTGCTCGGCGGCCACTCGATCAAGGCGGGCCAGGTCATGACCCGCATCCGCGCCGAGCTGAAAGTCCCCGCGTCACTCAGACTGATCTTCGACAACCCGACGGTCGCGTCACTGTCCGCCGCGCTGCCCCAGGCGCCGAACTGA
- a CDS encoding MFS transporter has translation MAQRDPGTREAGEGLGRFVAIWLGQIVSLAGTAITGFVLGVWVYQLTGSATQFSLIMLVEAVAAIAVAPLAGAVADRLDRRMTLIASDVVAAVATGVLLVLVNAGDLQVWQVYPITAVTAMCSTFRMVTFTTMLPLLVPEQHLSRANGLAQAGMAVQIAAPLAAGGLLATIGLRGVVLIDLATYGVAVAITLALSLPTRATRPTPVEAAERAGALAELRGGWTELASRRGLLTLLVVLGAFDFAFGLAGVLVQPLILTFTGPATLGVLMFAGGAGMLLGSLAMSVWGGPKRRVTGVSGFLAIGGVALAAHSLSPSPLLIGILAPAFLFTLPVITGCTMSLLQTKVAPNTLGRVMASARMVSQGATALAFAIAGPLADQVFEPMLAPGGALADSVGAMIGTGPGRGIALVFVITGAVLVGLAALAAASPTLRGIDDLPDLLHSTEVKGETDAELAAG, from the coding sequence ATGGCCCAGCGAGACCCAGGAACTCGGGAGGCAGGCGAAGGACTCGGCCGGTTCGTGGCCATCTGGCTGGGGCAGATCGTCTCCCTGGCGGGCACGGCCATCACCGGATTCGTTCTCGGCGTGTGGGTCTACCAGCTCACCGGCTCGGCCACCCAGTTCAGCCTGATCATGCTGGTCGAGGCCGTCGCGGCGATCGCCGTGGCGCCGCTGGCCGGGGCCGTGGCCGACCGCCTCGACCGACGGATGACGCTCATCGCCAGCGACGTCGTCGCCGCAGTCGCCACCGGGGTTCTGCTGGTGCTGGTCAACGCGGGTGACCTGCAGGTCTGGCAGGTCTACCCGATCACCGCCGTCACCGCGATGTGCTCGACGTTCCGCATGGTCACCTTCACCACCATGCTGCCGCTGCTCGTTCCCGAACAGCACCTGAGCCGGGCCAACGGGCTGGCCCAGGCGGGCATGGCGGTCCAGATCGCCGCGCCCCTGGCCGCGGGCGGGCTGCTGGCCACGATCGGCCTGCGCGGCGTCGTGCTGATCGACCTGGCCACCTACGGGGTCGCCGTCGCGATCACGCTCGCGCTGAGCCTCCCTACGCGGGCCACCAGGCCGACCCCGGTCGAGGCCGCCGAACGCGCAGGCGCGCTGGCCGAACTGCGCGGCGGCTGGACCGAACTGGCGTCCCGGCGCGGACTGCTGACGCTGCTGGTCGTGCTCGGCGCGTTCGACTTCGCGTTCGGGCTGGCCGGGGTGCTCGTGCAGCCGCTGATCCTGACCTTCACCGGCCCCGCCACCCTGGGTGTGCTGATGTTCGCCGGTGGCGCGGGCATGCTGCTCGGCAGCCTCGCGATGAGCGTGTGGGGCGGGCCGAAGCGGCGGGTCACCGGCGTCTCCGGGTTCCTCGCCATCGGCGGTGTCGCGCTGGCCGCGCACTCGCTGTCGCCGTCGCCGCTGCTCATCGGGATCCTCGCGCCCGCGTTCCTGTTCACCCTGCCGGTGATCACCGGCTGCACGATGTCGCTGCTGCAGACCAAGGTCGCCCCGAACACCCTGGGCCGGGTCATGGCGAGCGCGCGGATGGTGTCGCAGGGCGCGACCGCGCTCGCCTTCGCCATCGCCGGACCGCTGGCCGACCAGGTCTTCGAGCCCATGCTCGCCCCCGGCGGCGCGCTGGCCGACAGCGTCGGCGCCATGATCGGCACGGGCCCCGGCCGGGGCATCGCGCTCGTCTTCGTCATCACCGGCGCCGTGCTGGTCGGCCTGGCCGCGCTCGCCGCCGCGTCGCCCACGCTGCGGGGCATCGATGACCTGCCAGACCTGCTGCACAGCACCGAAGTGAAGGGGGAGACCGATGCTGAACTTGCCGCAGGCTGA